The following proteins come from a genomic window of Thiothrix winogradskyi:
- the rplI gene encoding 50S ribosomal protein L9, which yields MQVILLKKVENLGTLGDVVSVRPGYARNFLIPQSKAKMATKANLEAFEARRVELEAEAEAILAAAQARRDQLSELVLTIKGKAGNEGKLFGSVSNIEIAEAIQAAGIQIERREIRMPDGALRHLGEFEIGVHLHAEVDTTIKVVVEAE from the coding sequence ATGCAAGTCATTCTTTTGAAAAAAGTGGAAAACCTCGGCACGCTAGGCGATGTCGTATCAGTACGCCCTGGTTATGCCCGCAACTTCCTGATTCCACAAAGCAAAGCCAAGATGGCGACTAAAGCCAATCTGGAAGCGTTTGAAGCCCGTCGTGTAGAACTGGAAGCCGAAGCCGAAGCGATTCTGGCAGCCGCACAAGCGCGTCGTGACCAACTGTCTGAGTTGGTGTTGACTATCAAAGGCAAAGCCGGTAACGAAGGCAAGTTGTTTGGGTCAGTTTCCAATATCGAAATTGCCGAAGCGATTCAAGCCGCTGGTATTCAGATTGAACGCCGCGAAATCCGTATGCCGGATGGCGCACTGCGTCACTTGGGTGAGTTTGAAATCGGCGTACATCTGCACGCTGAAGTCGACACTACCATCAAGGTTGTGGTTGAAGCAGAATAA
- the rpsR gene encoding 30S ribosomal protein S18 — protein sequence MSRQFRRKKYCRFTAEGITEIDYKDLDILKSFITETGKIVPSRITGTKAIYQRQLATAIKRARFLALLPYTDQHK from the coding sequence ATGTCACGTCAATTCCGCCGCAAAAAATACTGCCGTTTCACGGCTGAAGGCATTACCGAGATTGATTACAAAGATCTCGACATCCTGAAAAGCTTTATTACCGAAACCGGTAAAATCGTACCTAGCCGCATTACAGGTACCAAAGCGATTTATCAGCGTCAACTGGCAACCGCTATTAAGCGTGCGCGTTTCCTCGCGTTGCTGCCATACACTGATCAGCACAAGTAA
- a CDS encoding serine/threonine protein kinase, with protein sequence MKHRLLAQYPLALPGYQYLSILHESDNAIILLANNPSGSPVVIKRFKFDASHLPQDLINEFILESKALGLFAHRGLVQPLDAGIASGALYMIMEYVQGVTLRRHLATIGTPPLAQALQWFEEITLALGVIHGIGLLHQDLKTSNIIVRHDQSLALLDFGLEIRLLIASGFLREDEIYCTPYYISPERIIGDPPDERTDLYALGVILYELLVGHKPYESNTLSELLKKHAVAPIPRLPDNLSVYQPLIKGLLAKFPENRLQSANLVVRLLQEISQRVNAGSSIS encoded by the coding sequence GTGAAACACCGTTTACTGGCACAGTATCCGTTGGCATTACCGGGCTATCAGTATCTCAGCATACTGCACGAAAGTGACAATGCCATCATTTTGCTGGCTAATAATCCCAGCGGCTCGCCTGTGGTGATCAAACGCTTCAAATTTGATGCCAGCCACTTACCACAAGATTTAATCAACGAATTCATCTTGGAGAGCAAAGCCTTAGGCTTATTCGCCCACCGAGGGTTAGTGCAACCGCTGGATGCAGGAATAGCGTCTGGCGCATTGTACATGATTATGGAATATGTACAGGGTGTGACGTTGCGACGGCACTTGGCGACCATAGGCACTCCCCCCTTAGCACAAGCCCTGCAATGGTTCGAGGAAATCACGCTTGCCTTGGGGGTGATTCATGGCATTGGCTTGCTGCATCAAGATCTGAAAACATCCAACATCATCGTGCGCCACGATCAATCGTTAGCGTTGCTGGATTTTGGCTTGGAAATCCGTTTACTGATAGCCAGTGGATTCCTGCGTGAAGATGAAATCTATTGCACCCCCTATTACATTAGCCCCGAACGCATTATCGGCGACCCACCGGATGAACGTACCGATTTGTATGCCCTAGGGGTAATACTGTATGAGTTACTGGTTGGTCATAAACCCTATGAGTCCAATACACTGAGTGAACTCTTGAAAAAACATGCAGTTGCCCCCATACCACGTCTGCCTGACAACCTATCGGTTTATCAACCCTTGATAAAGGGTTTATTGGCAAAGTTCCCTGAAAACAGGCTACAGTCAGCCAATCTGGTGGTACGATTATTGCAGGAAATATCTCAAAGGGTTAACGCAGGGAGTTCCATCTCATGA
- the rpsF gene encoding 30S ribosomal protein S6: MRHYEIVFLVHPDQSEQVPAMVERYRSMVQESGGAIHRLEDWGRRQLAYPINKLHKAHYVLMNIECGAETLAELESIFRFNDAVIRNVTMRMDKAVTEPSPLRKDAEGKPARRMREEVLSDDDSSDDE; the protein is encoded by the coding sequence ATGAGACATTATGAAATTGTCTTTCTGGTCCACCCGGATCAGAGCGAACAAGTACCGGCAATGGTAGAGCGCTACCGTAGCATGGTGCAGGAAAGCGGTGGTGCTATTCACCGTCTGGAAGACTGGGGTCGTCGCCAATTGGCTTACCCTATCAATAAGCTGCATAAAGCACACTACGTGCTGATGAATATCGAATGCGGCGCGGAAACACTGGCTGAACTGGAAAGCATTTTCCGTTTCAACGACGCGGTTATCCGTAACGTCACTATGCGCATGGACAAGGCTGTCACTGAGCCATCCCCGTTGAGAAAAGACGCGGAAGGCAAGCCTGCTAGACGTATGCGTGAAGAAGTACTGTCTGATGATGATTCATCTGACGACGAATAA